From the Moraxella sp. FZFQ2102 genome, the window GTCAATACCTGTCCAGCATCCAGTTCAGGCGTCACCAAATGCACGCTACAGCCATGATGCTGATCACCTGAGCGAACCACTCGCGCATGAGTATCTAGCCCCTTATAAGCAGGCAAAAGTGACGGATGTAGATTAATCATCGCACATGGTACCGCATGGATAAAGTCCGCCGACAGTACACGCATAAAGCCTGCCAGCACCACCAAATCAGGTGACCAAGCCATAATTTGATCAAGCGCGTGCTTTTCAAAGGTGGCGATACTCATACGCTTGCCACTCGGTGCGTGAGACAGCACTGTCACAGGGATGTTGGCAGTGTTGGCTCGGGTGATGGCATACGCATCTTCACGATTGCTAATCACACCGATGATGTCGATGGGCAATGTACCTGCCTGCATGGCATCGATCATCACTTGCAAGTTTGAGCCGCTGCCTGAGACCAGCACAGCGACTTTTAGACGACGATTGCTCATCAGATATACACCACAGCTTTATCGGTGCGTTCGACGATTTCACCGATTTTCCAGACGGTCTCGCCACTAGCAGACAGCTCGCTCATCGCTTGCTCAGCCTTGTCCGCAGGGATGGCTAGAATAAAGCCCACGCCACAGTTGAAGGTGCGATACATCTCAAGCATCTCAATGTTGCCGCCTTTTTGTAGCCACTGGAACACTTCTGGCAGTGCCCAGCTTGATGTGTCAATTTGTGCAGCCAAGTTCTCAGGCAATACACGCGGCAAGTTCTCAGTCAGGCCACCACCTGTAATGTGTGCCATCGCATGGATATTGGCATTGCCCAGTGATTTTTGAAGCGCATTGACAGATTTGACATAGATGCGTGTTGGCGCCATCAGCGCATCCGCCAATGAACGCTCGCCCAATTTTTCACTCGCCACATCTGTACCAGTCACTTCAATGACTTTACGGATTAGCGAATAACCGTTTGAGTGTGCACCACTTGATGCCAATGCAATCAGCACATCGCCTTGTTGAACATTGTCGCCTGTGATGACTTCAGACTCTTCGACCACACCAACACAAAAACCTGCCAAGTCATAATCTTCATCTTGGTACATCCCTGGCATCTCAGCAGTCTCACCACCGATTAGGGCACAGTTGGCAAGCTGACAGCCATCACCAATACCAGCGATCACCGTCGCTGCTGTATCGACATCCAGTTTGCCTGTTGCATAATAATCTAAGAAAAACAGCGGCTCAGCACCACAAACCAGTAGGTCATTGACACACATCGCCACCAAGTCTTGACCGATGGTCTCATGGCGATTCAGCTGTAGAGCCAACTTTAGCTTAGTACCGACACCGTCCGTACCAGAGACCAATAGCGGTGATTTATAGCCTGTTGGAATACGGCACAATGCACCAAAACCACCCAAGCCACCCATCACTTCAGGTCGAGAAGTAGCCTTTGCCACCGATTTGATACGAGAAACCAACGCTTCGCCTGCGTCAATATCCACGCCTGCGTCTTTATAACTGAGTGAAGTTTGCTGTGTCATAGCTACCCTTAAAAAATGCAATGCCAACTGGCGGAAAAATATTACTGTTTATTATAGCAAATTTTTTTGGTTAAGTTTTATGTCGTTGGCAAAATTATTGAGTTTTTTTAAGTTTATATCAAAAAATGTTGGCTAATGAGTATCTAAAGCGCACAAAATCGCTTAAAATAATCATCGTATTTATCGATGGAATTTTTATAAATGTATCGCACTGGCATTGACCCATTTTTTCGCCGTTTATTGATTTTATCAGCGGTTGGATTGTTTTTGTATACGCTGTTTTTAATGAAGTCTGTCATCGCACCGTTTGTGGCGTCATTTATTCTGGCATACTTTCTAAATCCCTTGGTCAGTATCGTCGGTCGTTTTATGCCACGCATTTTGGCAATCAGCCTAGTGTATGTGAGTGGCGGTGTGATTGCGGTGGCTTTTTTTGTATGGCTTGTACCACTGCTTTGGGCACAGCTTGAACTACTATGGCAGTCACTACCGGCAGCGGTACTTTGGTACAATGATGTTGTGCGTCCATGGATCTCAATGCATACCAATGCCGATTTGTTACCACTGGATGTCAATGTGCTATCCAATGCCGCTTTGGAATTTTTTCAAAAAAACTATCAATTTGCCGATGCTCAAAGCTTTATTCGTCAGGCGCTCAGCTCTGGTATGACTTTTGCCAATAGCTTTGGGCTTTTGGTGATGATTCCAATTTTAGCATTTTATTTTTTATTGGGCTGGGATCAGCGTCTTGCTACTTGGCAATCCGCCATCCCAAAACCATATACCAAAAAAGTTGTCGAAATCACCAAGGACTGTCACGAAGCACTGATGAGTTTTGCCAAGGGTCAGCTACTTGTCATGGTACTCCTTGGCACGATTTATGCCGTGCAACTCGAGCTGATTGGACTCAAGCTTGGTCTGATCATCGGCATCTCAGCAGGCATTGCAAGCTTTGTACCCTACCTTGGCTTTGGCGTTGGCATCATCGCTGCTCTGATTGCTGGCGTGTTTCAATTTGGCTTTGATTGGTTGCAGCTTGGTTTGATTGTCGGTGCTTTTATGGTTGGACAAGCCTTAGAAGGCTATGTACTACAGCCGCTACTGCTTGGCAATAAAATTGGTCTGTCGCCACTATGGGTGATTTTCTCAGTACTTGCCGGTGCAGCGGTTTTTGGCTTTGTCGGGATGCTCATTGCTCTACCCGTCTCTGCGGTGCTCAATGTGCTTTTTTATCATGCTTATCAAGCGTATCTGGACAGTGATTGGTACAAAGGGCGCAGGCAGTATCAGCTGTTTAGGCGTGATGAATGAGAAGCGCGATGAATATTTGTCAATTTATCTTGCAGCGCAGCGCCAAAATGTGCTATATATAGCCTAACAAATGTAGCCTTGTAAAACTTGACTAAACCCCCTACAATAACAACGATAATTTTGGACATTTTTCGCACAAGCTGACTGTTTTATGACCGATTTATTTTCGCAAGATTCCTTGAACATTGATATCCGCCAAGAGATCAGCTTGGCGGACTTTAGCTCAGCAGGATATCGCCCCATCATCGATGCGGTGGCAAGGCTTGTCGATGGCTCACTGCGCGAGCTGTTCATCGTCGGCGGTAAGGGTTTTGGCAAGACGCGCCTTGCCAGTGCGATTTACGATCATTATGTCAAGCAAACGCAAAAGATGGCGATCAGCCTGCACTTAGATGAGCTCATTGATGAAGATCCGCACGCCACTGCATTGGCAGGACTTGAGATGTTCGATTTGATCATTATCGATGACTTGCAGCTGGTGCGCCAAAATTATGAATGGCAAGAAGGCTTATTTCACCTAATCAATCGCATTCATGAGCACAAAAAACAGCTGCTGTATTTTGCCGATGATACCGCACGCGAACTTGAGCTCAGTCTTCATGATCTGCACACACGGCTATCGCTTGCGCCGATGCTCAATATGCCTGATCATGATGACATCAATGATCGCAAGATTTTGATCGATACGATTTTAAAGAAGAAAAATTGGCGACTGCCTGAAGAGATTTTGGACTATTTATTACACGAAGGACCGAGAAACGCAGGTGATATCAATATTGTGCTTAGCCACATCACACCGCTACTGACTCGACTGTCGCGTGTGCAAATTCCCAAAAAAACCATCACCGAAGCCAAAAATATCATCCTTCGCGAAACTTTCATGCTTGAAGTCAGTGAAGGAGAATAAGCTTCAGCGATTTTTGCAATATTGCAATAAACTATAGCCAAAAGCACAAAAACATGATATTTTATCAACACATTATTCATTAGGATTTGATTATGAAAACAGTAAAATTGCTCACCATCGCCGCCGCTGCTATTATGAGTGGTAGTGCTTTGGCACAAGTCACGCTGAATGTCGATGACAACATCAAAGTTACCGCTATCAATGGCAAAGAAGTGCGTCACGGCCTGTTGCAGCCGCTGAAGCAAAGCTTTACGCTTGAACCAGGTCAGCATGTGATCACCGCGCGTTATGATCGCTTGTTCAACCTAAATAGCGACAACCACGATTATCTAAAATCAGGTAACATCACCGTTGCTGCTGAATTGGCTGATAACCAAACCTATCAGCTGATCATGCCAAATCAGCCAAATACTTATAACGCCGCTAAGGACTATGTCAAAGCGCCAAGCCTTGCCATCGCCCAAAACGGTAAAATCATCGCCCAAGAAGACAGCAGCGAAGATCGCAATGGTGTCTTTGCCAACCTAACCAACTCAATCGGTGGCATCTTCAGCCGTGGCGACTCGGCACTGAGCGCCAATCAGCGCACCATCACTGCCATCAATCAGCAACAAGCCACCGCCCCTGTCGCGCCTGCTGTATCTGCACCACGCGCGCAGAATAACTTGGATGGCTTTATGCAACTGTGGCTGAACTCCAGCGACGAAGAGCGCGAAAAGATCCGCCAATGGATTGAAAAATAATCCATCATTAAAAAAGGGCTTGTATCATTCAAGCCCTTTTTGTTTTATTAAATTTTCAGCTATGTCAAATTTGATAAATCTGGTTCATGCCAATTAGGTCATGCTAAATAATGCCAAACTGATGGCAATCATCGCCATACCACCGACCAAGCCATACACCGTCTCATGTCCGTCAGAATATCGCTTGGCAGCAGGTAACAGCTCATCCATCGCCAAAAATACCATCGTCCCTGCAATAATACCAAACACCCAACCAAATACATCAGCGGATAAAAATGGCTTCAGCACAAAATAACCCATCAATGCGCCAAATGGCTCAGCAAGCCCTGAGACCAGACACGCCATCACAGTCAGCCGCTTATTCTGCGTGGCAAAATAAATCGGTGCTGCGATAGAGATCCCTTCAGGAATATTATGCACCGCAATAGCAAATGCCAATGGCGCACCCACTGTCGGACTGTCCATCGTCGCAAAAAATGTCGCCAACCCTTCAGGCAGATTATGTGCAGTAATGGCAAGCGCTGACATCAGACCGATGCGCTTGAGCATGGTTTTTTGACCATCTTGGAACTGCGGATCATTGACATCCAATGTCTCGTGCGGATTGGGAATCAAGCGATCGAGCATCAGCACCATCACAAGCCCGAGCAAAAATGCTGCCGTCGCCCACAGTGTGCCATGACCATTTAACTGCCCAAAGCTATTGACTGACTTGCCAAAAATCTCCGTCAAAGAAACAAAGACCATCGCCCCTGCCGCAAAGGCGAGACCAAAGGCAAGCAATCTTGGGCTTGGGGTTTTTTGGAAAAATACCAAAGCACTACCAAACACCGTCGCCATGCCGGCAGCCAAAGTAATCACAAGCGCAATTAGAACATTATCAAGCATATCAATACCCACAGCTGCACTCATCACAAAACATACAACAAAAAGACCCATCATGATCAGACACGATGAGTCTTTGGCTTTGGATCTATACGAGATTATTTAGCAAGTACAGAAACATAGCGACGGCCAAATTGACCTTTGGTCTCGAACTTAACCACACCTTCAGTCAAAGCGAATAGTGTGTGGTCACGACCCATGCCAACACCTTCACCTGCGTGGAATTCAGTA encodes:
- the purN gene encoding phosphoribosylglycinamide formyltransferase, giving the protein MSNRRLKVAVLVSGSGSNLQVMIDAMQAGTLPIDIIGVISNREDAYAITRANTANIPVTVLSHAPSGKRMSIATFEKHALDQIMAWSPDLVVLAGFMRVLSADFIHAVPCAMINLHPSLLPAYKGLDTHARVVRSGDQHHGCSVHLVTPELDAGQVLTQAWLSVDEHDTAESLGKRVQKLEHRLVPFTLELIAKGALDLTAIKAGQTTGFVDLPWKLWLD
- the purM gene encoding phosphoribosylformylglycinamidine cyclo-ligase, which encodes MTQQTSLSYKDAGVDIDAGEALVSRIKSVAKATSRPEVMGGLGGFGALCRIPTGYKSPLLVSGTDGVGTKLKLALQLNRHETIGQDLVAMCVNDLLVCGAEPLFFLDYYATGKLDVDTAATVIAGIGDGCQLANCALIGGETAEMPGMYQDEDYDLAGFCVGVVEESEVITGDNVQQGDVLIALASSGAHSNGYSLIRKVIEVTGTDVASEKLGERSLADALMAPTRIYVKSVNALQKSLGNANIHAMAHITGGGLTENLPRVLPENLAAQIDTSSWALPEVFQWLQKGGNIEMLEMYRTFNCGVGFILAIPADKAEQAMSELSASGETVWKIGEIVERTDKAVVYI
- a CDS encoding AI-2E family transporter, which gives rise to MYRTGIDPFFRRLLILSAVGLFLYTLFLMKSVIAPFVASFILAYFLNPLVSIVGRFMPRILAISLVYVSGGVIAVAFFVWLVPLLWAQLELLWQSLPAAVLWYNDVVRPWISMHTNADLLPLDVNVLSNAALEFFQKNYQFADAQSFIRQALSSGMTFANSFGLLVMIPILAFYFLLGWDQRLATWQSAIPKPYTKKVVEITKDCHEALMSFAKGQLLVMVLLGTIYAVQLELIGLKLGLIIGISAGIASFVPYLGFGVGIIAALIAGVFQFGFDWLQLGLIVGAFMVGQALEGYVLQPLLLGNKIGLSPLWVIFSVLAGAAVFGFVGMLIALPVSAVLNVLFYHAYQAYLDSDWYKGRRQYQLFRRDE
- a CDS encoding DnaA ATPase domain-containing protein; translation: MTDLFSQDSLNIDIRQEISLADFSSAGYRPIIDAVARLVDGSLRELFIVGGKGFGKTRLASAIYDHYVKQTQKMAISLHLDELIDEDPHATALAGLEMFDLIIIDDLQLVRQNYEWQEGLFHLINRIHEHKKQLLYFADDTARELELSLHDLHTRLSLAPMLNMPDHDDINDRKILIDTILKKKNWRLPEEILDYLLHEGPRNAGDINIVLSHITPLLTRLSRVQIPKKTITEAKNIILRETFMLEVSEGE
- a CDS encoding DUF2057 domain-containing protein, translating into MKTVKLLTIAAAAIMSGSALAQVTLNVDDNIKVTAINGKEVRHGLLQPLKQSFTLEPGQHVITARYDRLFNLNSDNHDYLKSGNITVAAELADNQTYQLIMPNQPNTYNAAKDYVKAPSLAIAQNGKIIAQEDSSEDRNGVFANLTNSIGGIFSRGDSALSANQRTITAINQQQATAPVAPAVSAPRAQNNLDGFMQLWLNSSDEEREKIRQWIEK
- the zupT gene encoding zinc transporter ZupT, with protein sequence MSAAVGIDMLDNVLIALVITLAAGMATVFGSALVFFQKTPSPRLLAFGLAFAAGAMVFVSLTEIFGKSVNSFGQLNGHGTLWATAAFLLGLVMVLMLDRLIPNPHETLDVNDPQFQDGQKTMLKRIGLMSALAITAHNLPEGLATFFATMDSPTVGAPLAFAIAVHNIPEGISIAAPIYFATQNKRLTVMACLVSGLAEPFGALMGYFVLKPFLSADVFGWVFGIIAGTMVFLAMDELLPAAKRYSDGHETVYGLVGGMAMIAISLALFSMT
- the rpmA gene encoding 50S ribosomal protein L27, whose product is MAHKKAAGSTRNGRDSNPKMLGVKVFGGQDVVAGNIIVRQRGTEFHAGEGVGMGRDHTLFALTEGVVKFETKGQFGRRYVSVLAK